The following are encoded in a window of Gossypium raimondii isolate GPD5lz chromosome 13, ASM2569854v1, whole genome shotgun sequence genomic DNA:
- the LOC105783451 gene encoding subtilisin-like protease SBT3.6 isoform X8, giving the protein MGERHTDEPNLLEDSHHQILSDILGSKESAKESILYSYKHGFSGFAAVLSQSQAKLIADVPGVVHVVPNRILNLHTTRSWDFLQVKPQIVDGILSEGHSGLGTIIGVMDTGIWPESESFRDDGMGKFPSRWKGICQEGNRFNRSHCNRKIIGARWYIKGYEAEFGKLSPSDGVEFLSPRDAVGHGTHTSSTASGAEVKNANFRGLAQGIARGGAPSSWLAIYKVCWATGGCSSADLLAAIDDAIFDGVDIISASLGSPPPLSTYVDDALAIGSFHAVARGISVVCSAGNTGPYPQTVINTAPWVMTVAASTIDRDFPAVITLGNNQTVVGQSFYTGRGLNKFHPIVYGADIAATNIDGTSAGSCDLETLNATLARGKVILCFQSRWQRSAAIASKSVLELKGAGVIFAQFPTKDVSCPWSFPCVQVDFEAGTSLLTYMAASRKPVVKFSFSKTVIGQQLAPEIAYFSSRGPSSLSPSVLKPDIAAPGVDILASWSPAASSKLLNSPQTKASPFNFKLDSGTSMACPHISGIVALLKGIHPKWSPAAIKSALVTTASMKDEYGQNTVAEGAPHKQADPFDYGGGNVDPNKALDPGLIYDIKPSDYVCFLYAMGYNSTAIRLMTRVHTPCHKSVKFLRNLNLPSITLPELKQRMTVSRTVTNVGPVNSIYVARIQAPAGIDVSVEPWILTFNSTTKKLKFKVTFCSQLKVQGRYSFGNLYWEDGIHVVRIPVVVRIVINNHLYSET; this is encoded by the exons ATGGGGGAGAGACACACTGATGAGCCAAATCTACTGGAAGATTCTCATCATCAGATTCTTTCAGACATTCTTGGAAG CAAAGAATCTGCCAAGGAATCCATTTTATACAGCTACAAACATGGGTTTTCAGGGTTTGCTGCAGTCCTCAGTCAGTCTCAAGCTAAGCTTATTGCAG ATGTCCCCGGAGTTGTTCATGTAGTTCCAAATAGAATCCTAAACCTGCACACTACTAGAAGCTGGGATTTCCTGCAAGTAAAGCCTCAAATTGTGGATGGTATTCTTTCAGAAGGCCATTCAGGCTTGGGGACTATTATTGGTGTCATGGATACTG GTATATGGCCTGAGTCCGAAAGCTTCAGAGATGATGGCATGGGAAAGTTTCCATCTCGATGGAAAGGGATATGCCAGGAAGGAAACAGATTTAACCGTTCGCATTGCAATAG GAAAATTATCGGTGCACGTTGGTACATTAAAGGGTATGAAGCTGAATTTGGAAAGCTTTCCCCAAGTGATGGGGTTGAGTTCTTGTCTCCTCGAGATGCTGTGGGCCATGGTACTCACACCTCATCTACTGCAAGTGGTGCTGAAGTAAAAAATGCAAACTTTAGGGGACTAGCCCAAGGAATAGCCAGAGGAGGTGCTCCTTCATCATGGTTAGCTATCTACAAAGTTTGTTGGGCTACTGGTGGCTGTAGCTCAGCTGACCTTCTTGCCGCAATTGATGATGCTATCTTTGATGGTGTGGATATTATTTCGGCATCTTTGGGCTCACCACCTCCACTTTCAACTTACGTTGATGATGCGCTGGCTATTGGTTCTTTCCACGCTGTAGCAAGAGGAATATCTGTTGTATGCTCTGCAGGCAACACTGGTCCTTATCCTCAAACTGTCATTAATACTGCTCCTTGGGTTATGACTGTTGCTGCAAGCACTATTGATCGAGATTTCCCTGCAGTGATCACCCTGGGGAACAACCAAACTGTAGTG GGCCAGTCTTTCTATACAGGAAGGGGCTTGAACAAGTTTCATCCTATTGTATATGGAGCAGATATTGCAGCCACTAATATTGATGGAACCAGTGCAGG AAGTTGTGATTTGGAAACTCTGAATGCCACTCTAGCAAGAGGTAAAGTAATTCTTTGTTTCCAATCTCGGTGGCAGAGGTCGGCTGCCATTGCTTCGAAATCTGTACTTGAGCTCAAGGGTGCAGGAGTTATATTTGCACAGTTTCCTACTAAAGATGTCTCTTGTCCATGGAGTTTTCCCTGTGTCCAAGTGGACTTTGAAGCTGGGACATCTCTGCTGACTTACATGGCTGCAAGCAG AAAGCCAGTCGTCAAGTTCAGCTTCTCAAAGACGGTTATCGGACAACAGCTAGCCCCAGAAATAGCGTATTTTTCATCACGAGGACCTAGTTCCCTTTCACCATCAGTGTTGAAG CCAGACATTGCTGCTCCAGGAGTTGATATATTGGCCTCCTGGTCACCTGCTGCTTCATCCAAGCTACTCAATTCTCCTCAAACTAAAGCATCTCCATTTAACTTTAAACTTGATTCGGGAACTTCCATGGCTTGTCCCCATATATCCGGCATTGTTGCACTTCTCAAAGGAATCCATCCCAAGTGGAGCCCTGCAGCAATTAAGTCTGCACTAGTAACAACag CTTCTATGAAGGATGAATATGGCCAAAATACAGTAGCTGAGGGAGCACCCCACAAGCAAGCTGACCCATTTGATTATGGAGGTGGCAATGTAGATCCAAATAAAGCTCTAGACCCAGGTCTCATTTATGACATTAAACCCTCAGATTATGTCTGCTTCCTTTATGCAATGGGTTATAACAGCACTGCCATCAGGTTAATGACTAGGGTTCACACCCCATGTCATAAATCAGTCAAGTTCCTCCGAAATCTAAATTTGCCTTCTATAACATTACCTGAGCTTAAGCAACGTATGACCGTCTCAAGAACCGTTACAAATGTCGGTCCAGTGAACTCCATTTATGTAGCCCGCATTCAAGCTCCCGCAGGCATTGACGTGAGTGTCGAGCCATGGATTTTGACATTCAATTCAACAACAAAGAAGCTGAAGTTCAAGGTAACCTTTTGTTCTCAACTAAAAGTTCAAGGAAGATACTCGTTCGGAAACCTATACTGGGAAGATGGCATTCATGTAGTAAGAATTCCTGTGGTTGTTAGAATTGTCATTAACAATCACTTGTACTCAGAAACATGA
- the LOC105783451 gene encoding subtilisin-like protease SBT3.6 isoform X11 yields MSQIYWKILIIRFFQTFLEGFAAVLSQSQAKLIADVPGVVHVVPNRILNLHTTRSWDFLQVKPQIVDGILSEGHSGLGTIIGVMDTGIWPESESFRDDGMGKFPSRWKGICQEGNRFNRSHCNRKIIGARWYIKGYEAEFGKLSPSDGVEFLSPRDAVGHGTHTSSTASGAEVKNANFRGLAQGIARGGAPSSWLAIYKVCWATGGCSSADLLAAIDDAIFDGVDIISASLGSPPPLSTYVDDALAIGSFHAVARGISVVCSAGNTGPYPQTVINTAPWVMTVAASTIDRDFPAVITLGNNQTVVGQSFYTGRGLNKFHPIVYGADIAATNIDGTSAGSCDLETLNATLARGKVILCFQSRWQRSAAIASKSVLELKGAGVIFAQFPTKDVSCPWSFPCVQVDFEAGTSLLTYMAASRKPVVKFSFSKTVIGQQLAPEIAYFSSRGPSSLSPSVLKPDIAAPGVDILASWSPAASSKLLNSPQTKASPFNFKLDSGTSMACPHISGIVALLKGIHPKWSPAAIKSALVTTASMKDEYGQNTVAEGAPHKQADPFDYGGGNVDPNKALDPGLIYDIKPSDYVCFLYAMGYNSTAIRLMTRVHTPCHKSVKFLRNLNLPSITLPELKQRMTVSRTVTNVGPVNSIYVARIQAPAGIDVSVEPWILTFNSTTKKLKFKVTFCSQLKVQGRYSFGNLYWEDGIHVVRIPVVVRIVINNHLYSET; encoded by the exons ATGAGCCAAATCTACTGGAAGATTCTCATCATCAGATTCTTTCAGACATTCTTGGAAG GGTTTGCTGCAGTCCTCAGTCAGTCTCAAGCTAAGCTTATTGCAG ATGTCCCCGGAGTTGTTCATGTAGTTCCAAATAGAATCCTAAACCTGCACACTACTAGAAGCTGGGATTTCCTGCAAGTAAAGCCTCAAATTGTGGATGGTATTCTTTCAGAAGGCCATTCAGGCTTGGGGACTATTATTGGTGTCATGGATACTG GTATATGGCCTGAGTCCGAAAGCTTCAGAGATGATGGCATGGGAAAGTTTCCATCTCGATGGAAAGGGATATGCCAGGAAGGAAACAGATTTAACCGTTCGCATTGCAATAG GAAAATTATCGGTGCACGTTGGTACATTAAAGGGTATGAAGCTGAATTTGGAAAGCTTTCCCCAAGTGATGGGGTTGAGTTCTTGTCTCCTCGAGATGCTGTGGGCCATGGTACTCACACCTCATCTACTGCAAGTGGTGCTGAAGTAAAAAATGCAAACTTTAGGGGACTAGCCCAAGGAATAGCCAGAGGAGGTGCTCCTTCATCATGGTTAGCTATCTACAAAGTTTGTTGGGCTACTGGTGGCTGTAGCTCAGCTGACCTTCTTGCCGCAATTGATGATGCTATCTTTGATGGTGTGGATATTATTTCGGCATCTTTGGGCTCACCACCTCCACTTTCAACTTACGTTGATGATGCGCTGGCTATTGGTTCTTTCCACGCTGTAGCAAGAGGAATATCTGTTGTATGCTCTGCAGGCAACACTGGTCCTTATCCTCAAACTGTCATTAATACTGCTCCTTGGGTTATGACTGTTGCTGCAAGCACTATTGATCGAGATTTCCCTGCAGTGATCACCCTGGGGAACAACCAAACTGTAGTG GGCCAGTCTTTCTATACAGGAAGGGGCTTGAACAAGTTTCATCCTATTGTATATGGAGCAGATATTGCAGCCACTAATATTGATGGAACCAGTGCAGG AAGTTGTGATTTGGAAACTCTGAATGCCACTCTAGCAAGAGGTAAAGTAATTCTTTGTTTCCAATCTCGGTGGCAGAGGTCGGCTGCCATTGCTTCGAAATCTGTACTTGAGCTCAAGGGTGCAGGAGTTATATTTGCACAGTTTCCTACTAAAGATGTCTCTTGTCCATGGAGTTTTCCCTGTGTCCAAGTGGACTTTGAAGCTGGGACATCTCTGCTGACTTACATGGCTGCAAGCAG AAAGCCAGTCGTCAAGTTCAGCTTCTCAAAGACGGTTATCGGACAACAGCTAGCCCCAGAAATAGCGTATTTTTCATCACGAGGACCTAGTTCCCTTTCACCATCAGTGTTGAAG CCAGACATTGCTGCTCCAGGAGTTGATATATTGGCCTCCTGGTCACCTGCTGCTTCATCCAAGCTACTCAATTCTCCTCAAACTAAAGCATCTCCATTTAACTTTAAACTTGATTCGGGAACTTCCATGGCTTGTCCCCATATATCCGGCATTGTTGCACTTCTCAAAGGAATCCATCCCAAGTGGAGCCCTGCAGCAATTAAGTCTGCACTAGTAACAACag CTTCTATGAAGGATGAATATGGCCAAAATACAGTAGCTGAGGGAGCACCCCACAAGCAAGCTGACCCATTTGATTATGGAGGTGGCAATGTAGATCCAAATAAAGCTCTAGACCCAGGTCTCATTTATGACATTAAACCCTCAGATTATGTCTGCTTCCTTTATGCAATGGGTTATAACAGCACTGCCATCAGGTTAATGACTAGGGTTCACACCCCATGTCATAAATCAGTCAAGTTCCTCCGAAATCTAAATTTGCCTTCTATAACATTACCTGAGCTTAAGCAACGTATGACCGTCTCAAGAACCGTTACAAATGTCGGTCCAGTGAACTCCATTTATGTAGCCCGCATTCAAGCTCCCGCAGGCATTGACGTGAGTGTCGAGCCATGGATTTTGACATTCAATTCAACAACAAAGAAGCTGAAGTTCAAGGTAACCTTTTGTTCTCAACTAAAAGTTCAAGGAAGATACTCGTTCGGAAACCTATACTGGGAAGATGGCATTCATGTAGTAAGAATTCCTGTGGTTGTTAGAATTGTCATTAACAATCACTTGTACTCAGAAACATGA
- the LOC105783451 gene encoding subtilisin-like protease SBT3.6 isoform X6 gives MSQIYWKILIIRFFQTFLEVDWNMENSKTAMISIEHSKESAKESILYSYKHGFSGFAAVLSQSQAKLIADVPGVVHVVPNRILNLHTTRSWDFLQVKPQIVDGILSEGHSGLGTIIGVMDTGIWPESESFRDDGMGKFPSRWKGICQEGNRFNRSHCNRKIIGARWYIKGYEAEFGKLSPSDGVEFLSPRDAVGHGTHTSSTASGAEVKNANFRGLAQGIARGGAPSSWLAIYKVCWATGGCSSADLLAAIDDAIFDGVDIISASLGSPPPLSTYVDDALAIGSFHAVARGISVVCSAGNTGPYPQTVINTAPWVMTVAASTIDRDFPAVITLGNNQTVVGQSFYTGRGLNKFHPIVYGADIAATNIDGTSAGSCDLETLNATLARGKVILCFQSRWQRSAAIASKSVLELKGAGVIFAQFPTKDVSCPWSFPCVQVDFEAGTSLLTYMAASRKPVVKFSFSKTVIGQQLAPEIAYFSSRGPSSLSPSVLKPDIAAPGVDILASWSPAASSKLLNSPQTKASPFNFKLDSGTSMACPHISGIVALLKGIHPKWSPAAIKSALVTTASMKDEYGQNTVAEGAPHKQADPFDYGGGNVDPNKALDPGLIYDIKPSDYVCFLYAMGYNSTAIRLMTRVHTPCHKSVKFLRNLNLPSITLPELKQRMTVSRTVTNVGPVNSIYVARIQAPAGIDVSVEPWILTFNSTTKKLKFKVTFCSQLKVQGRYSFGNLYWEDGIHVVRIPVVVRIVINNHLYSET, from the exons ATGAGCCAAATCTACTGGAAGATTCTCATCATCAGATTCTTTCAGACATTCTTGGAAG TTGATTGGAACATGGAAAATAGTAAAACTGCCATGATCTCAATTGAACACAGCAAAGAATCTGCCAAGGAATCCATTTTATACAGCTACAAACATGGGTTTTCAGGGTTTGCTGCAGTCCTCAGTCAGTCTCAAGCTAAGCTTATTGCAG ATGTCCCCGGAGTTGTTCATGTAGTTCCAAATAGAATCCTAAACCTGCACACTACTAGAAGCTGGGATTTCCTGCAAGTAAAGCCTCAAATTGTGGATGGTATTCTTTCAGAAGGCCATTCAGGCTTGGGGACTATTATTGGTGTCATGGATACTG GTATATGGCCTGAGTCCGAAAGCTTCAGAGATGATGGCATGGGAAAGTTTCCATCTCGATGGAAAGGGATATGCCAGGAAGGAAACAGATTTAACCGTTCGCATTGCAATAG GAAAATTATCGGTGCACGTTGGTACATTAAAGGGTATGAAGCTGAATTTGGAAAGCTTTCCCCAAGTGATGGGGTTGAGTTCTTGTCTCCTCGAGATGCTGTGGGCCATGGTACTCACACCTCATCTACTGCAAGTGGTGCTGAAGTAAAAAATGCAAACTTTAGGGGACTAGCCCAAGGAATAGCCAGAGGAGGTGCTCCTTCATCATGGTTAGCTATCTACAAAGTTTGTTGGGCTACTGGTGGCTGTAGCTCAGCTGACCTTCTTGCCGCAATTGATGATGCTATCTTTGATGGTGTGGATATTATTTCGGCATCTTTGGGCTCACCACCTCCACTTTCAACTTACGTTGATGATGCGCTGGCTATTGGTTCTTTCCACGCTGTAGCAAGAGGAATATCTGTTGTATGCTCTGCAGGCAACACTGGTCCTTATCCTCAAACTGTCATTAATACTGCTCCTTGGGTTATGACTGTTGCTGCAAGCACTATTGATCGAGATTTCCCTGCAGTGATCACCCTGGGGAACAACCAAACTGTAGTG GGCCAGTCTTTCTATACAGGAAGGGGCTTGAACAAGTTTCATCCTATTGTATATGGAGCAGATATTGCAGCCACTAATATTGATGGAACCAGTGCAGG AAGTTGTGATTTGGAAACTCTGAATGCCACTCTAGCAAGAGGTAAAGTAATTCTTTGTTTCCAATCTCGGTGGCAGAGGTCGGCTGCCATTGCTTCGAAATCTGTACTTGAGCTCAAGGGTGCAGGAGTTATATTTGCACAGTTTCCTACTAAAGATGTCTCTTGTCCATGGAGTTTTCCCTGTGTCCAAGTGGACTTTGAAGCTGGGACATCTCTGCTGACTTACATGGCTGCAAGCAG AAAGCCAGTCGTCAAGTTCAGCTTCTCAAAGACGGTTATCGGACAACAGCTAGCCCCAGAAATAGCGTATTTTTCATCACGAGGACCTAGTTCCCTTTCACCATCAGTGTTGAAG CCAGACATTGCTGCTCCAGGAGTTGATATATTGGCCTCCTGGTCACCTGCTGCTTCATCCAAGCTACTCAATTCTCCTCAAACTAAAGCATCTCCATTTAACTTTAAACTTGATTCGGGAACTTCCATGGCTTGTCCCCATATATCCGGCATTGTTGCACTTCTCAAAGGAATCCATCCCAAGTGGAGCCCTGCAGCAATTAAGTCTGCACTAGTAACAACag CTTCTATGAAGGATGAATATGGCCAAAATACAGTAGCTGAGGGAGCACCCCACAAGCAAGCTGACCCATTTGATTATGGAGGTGGCAATGTAGATCCAAATAAAGCTCTAGACCCAGGTCTCATTTATGACATTAAACCCTCAGATTATGTCTGCTTCCTTTATGCAATGGGTTATAACAGCACTGCCATCAGGTTAATGACTAGGGTTCACACCCCATGTCATAAATCAGTCAAGTTCCTCCGAAATCTAAATTTGCCTTCTATAACATTACCTGAGCTTAAGCAACGTATGACCGTCTCAAGAACCGTTACAAATGTCGGTCCAGTGAACTCCATTTATGTAGCCCGCATTCAAGCTCCCGCAGGCATTGACGTGAGTGTCGAGCCATGGATTTTGACATTCAATTCAACAACAAAGAAGCTGAAGTTCAAGGTAACCTTTTGTTCTCAACTAAAAGTTCAAGGAAGATACTCGTTCGGAAACCTATACTGGGAAGATGGCATTCATGTAGTAAGAATTCCTGTGGTTGTTAGAATTGTCATTAACAATCACTTGTACTCAGAAACATGA
- the LOC105783451 gene encoding subtilisin-like protease SBT3.9 isoform X4, with protein sequence MAVAVQWNRFILYIWGRDTLMSQIYWKILIIRFFQTFLEVDWNMENSKTAMISIEHSKESAKESILYSYKHGFSGFAAVLSQSQAKLIADVPGVVHVVPNRILNLHTTRSWDFLQVKPQIVDGILSEGHSGLGTIIGVMDTGIWPESESFRDDGMGKFPSRWKGICQEGNRFNRSHCNRKIIGARWYIKGYEAEFGKLSPSDGVEFLSPRDAVGHGTHTSSTASGAEVKNANFRGLAQGIARGGAPSSWLAIYKVCWATGGCSSADLLAAIDDAIFDGVDIISASLGSPPPLSTYVDDALAIGSFHAVARGISVVCSAGNTGPYPQTVINTAPWVMTVAASTIDRDFPAVITLGNNQTVVGQSFYTGRGLNKFHPIVYGADIAATNIDGTSAGSCDLETLNATLARGKVILCFQSRWQRSAAIASKSVLELKGAGVIFAQFPTKDVSCPWSFPCVQVDFEAGTSLLTYMAASRKPVVKFSFSKTVIGQQLAPEIAYFSSRGPSSLSPSVLKPDIAAPGVDILASWSPAASSKLLNSPQTKASPFNFKLDSGTSMACPHISGIVALLKGIHPKWSPAAIKSALVTTASMKDEYGQNTVAEGAPHKQADPFDYGGGNVDPNKALDPGLIYDIKPSDYVCFLYAMGYNSTAIRLMTRVHTPCHKSVKFLRNLNLPSITLPELKQRMTVSRTVTNVGPVNSIYVARIQAPAGIDVSVEPWILTFNSTTKKLKFKVTFCSQLKVQGRYSFGNLYWEDGIHVVRIPVVVRIVINNHLYSET encoded by the exons ATGGCGgtagcagtgcagtggaacag GTTTATATTGTATATATGGGGGAGAGACACACTGATGAGCCAAATCTACTGGAAGATTCTCATCATCAGATTCTTTCAGACATTCTTGGAAG TTGATTGGAACATGGAAAATAGTAAAACTGCCATGATCTCAATTGAACACAGCAAAGAATCTGCCAAGGAATCCATTTTATACAGCTACAAACATGGGTTTTCAGGGTTTGCTGCAGTCCTCAGTCAGTCTCAAGCTAAGCTTATTGCAG ATGTCCCCGGAGTTGTTCATGTAGTTCCAAATAGAATCCTAAACCTGCACACTACTAGAAGCTGGGATTTCCTGCAAGTAAAGCCTCAAATTGTGGATGGTATTCTTTCAGAAGGCCATTCAGGCTTGGGGACTATTATTGGTGTCATGGATACTG GTATATGGCCTGAGTCCGAAAGCTTCAGAGATGATGGCATGGGAAAGTTTCCATCTCGATGGAAAGGGATATGCCAGGAAGGAAACAGATTTAACCGTTCGCATTGCAATAG GAAAATTATCGGTGCACGTTGGTACATTAAAGGGTATGAAGCTGAATTTGGAAAGCTTTCCCCAAGTGATGGGGTTGAGTTCTTGTCTCCTCGAGATGCTGTGGGCCATGGTACTCACACCTCATCTACTGCAAGTGGTGCTGAAGTAAAAAATGCAAACTTTAGGGGACTAGCCCAAGGAATAGCCAGAGGAGGTGCTCCTTCATCATGGTTAGCTATCTACAAAGTTTGTTGGGCTACTGGTGGCTGTAGCTCAGCTGACCTTCTTGCCGCAATTGATGATGCTATCTTTGATGGTGTGGATATTATTTCGGCATCTTTGGGCTCACCACCTCCACTTTCAACTTACGTTGATGATGCGCTGGCTATTGGTTCTTTCCACGCTGTAGCAAGAGGAATATCTGTTGTATGCTCTGCAGGCAACACTGGTCCTTATCCTCAAACTGTCATTAATACTGCTCCTTGGGTTATGACTGTTGCTGCAAGCACTATTGATCGAGATTTCCCTGCAGTGATCACCCTGGGGAACAACCAAACTGTAGTG GGCCAGTCTTTCTATACAGGAAGGGGCTTGAACAAGTTTCATCCTATTGTATATGGAGCAGATATTGCAGCCACTAATATTGATGGAACCAGTGCAGG AAGTTGTGATTTGGAAACTCTGAATGCCACTCTAGCAAGAGGTAAAGTAATTCTTTGTTTCCAATCTCGGTGGCAGAGGTCGGCTGCCATTGCTTCGAAATCTGTACTTGAGCTCAAGGGTGCAGGAGTTATATTTGCACAGTTTCCTACTAAAGATGTCTCTTGTCCATGGAGTTTTCCCTGTGTCCAAGTGGACTTTGAAGCTGGGACATCTCTGCTGACTTACATGGCTGCAAGCAG AAAGCCAGTCGTCAAGTTCAGCTTCTCAAAGACGGTTATCGGACAACAGCTAGCCCCAGAAATAGCGTATTTTTCATCACGAGGACCTAGTTCCCTTTCACCATCAGTGTTGAAG CCAGACATTGCTGCTCCAGGAGTTGATATATTGGCCTCCTGGTCACCTGCTGCTTCATCCAAGCTACTCAATTCTCCTCAAACTAAAGCATCTCCATTTAACTTTAAACTTGATTCGGGAACTTCCATGGCTTGTCCCCATATATCCGGCATTGTTGCACTTCTCAAAGGAATCCATCCCAAGTGGAGCCCTGCAGCAATTAAGTCTGCACTAGTAACAACag CTTCTATGAAGGATGAATATGGCCAAAATACAGTAGCTGAGGGAGCACCCCACAAGCAAGCTGACCCATTTGATTATGGAGGTGGCAATGTAGATCCAAATAAAGCTCTAGACCCAGGTCTCATTTATGACATTAAACCCTCAGATTATGTCTGCTTCCTTTATGCAATGGGTTATAACAGCACTGCCATCAGGTTAATGACTAGGGTTCACACCCCATGTCATAAATCAGTCAAGTTCCTCCGAAATCTAAATTTGCCTTCTATAACATTACCTGAGCTTAAGCAACGTATGACCGTCTCAAGAACCGTTACAAATGTCGGTCCAGTGAACTCCATTTATGTAGCCCGCATTCAAGCTCCCGCAGGCATTGACGTGAGTGTCGAGCCATGGATTTTGACATTCAATTCAACAACAAAGAAGCTGAAGTTCAAGGTAACCTTTTGTTCTCAACTAAAAGTTCAAGGAAGATACTCGTTCGGAAACCTATACTGGGAAGATGGCATTCATGTAGTAAGAATTCCTGTGGTTGTTAGAATTGTCATTAACAATCACTTGTACTCAGAAACATGA